The DNA region CAGGTCGGCGGTCAGCCGGACGGCCTCCGCACCGTGGGCGGCCTCGCCGACCACCTCGGTGTCGGGCTGGCTCTCGAGCAGCATCCGGAAGCCGTAGCGCTGCAGTGGCTGGTCGTCCACGATGAGGACGGTGGTCACGGGTGGCCGCCTGTCGGGTCGGGAGTGAGGTCCAGTACGGCCTCCACGGTCCATCCTGCCCCAGGGCCGGGGCCCGCCGTGACGGTGCCGCCGTACAGGGCCGCGCGTTCGCGCATCCCGGCCAGGCCGTGCCCCTCGCCGTCCGGCCGCACCGGTCGGCGGACGCCGTCGGGCGGGCCGCCGTCCTGGACCCGCACCCGCAGCCGGGTGGCGTCGGCGGTCAGGGTCACGTGCGCCCGGGTGTCGGAGCCGGCGTGCTTGAGGGTGTTGGTGAGCGCCTCCTGGACGATCCGGTAGGCCATCAGCTGGACGCCGCGGTCCAGCTGGTCCAGGTCGCCGCCGACGGTGTACACGATCTGGGGTCCGGCGGCGCGGATCCGGGCGCACAGCCCGTCGAGGTCGGCGATGCCGGGCTGCGGGTTGAACTCGGCGGCCTGGTCGGCCTGGTCGCGCAGCACGCCGAGCATCCGGCGCAGTTCGCCGAGCGCCTGGCGACTGGCCTCGCCGATCAGCTGCAGCGCCTCCCGGCCGCGTTCGGGGGAGGCCTGGGCCGCGTAGGCGCCGCCGTCGGCCAGGGTGACGATGACGGACAGGTTGTGGCCGATGATGTCGTGCATCTCCCGGGCCACCCGGGTGCGTTCGGTGGCGGTGGCCAGCCGGCTGCGCTGGTCGCGCTCGATCTCCAGCCGGGCGGCGCGCTCGCGCAGCCCGGCCAGCTGGGCCCGGCGGATGCGCACCGCGATGCCGAGGGCGACGCCTGCGGTGGCGGCGCTGACCAGGAAGAACAGGGCGTCCCCGACCGGCAGCCCGCCCCCGGAGACCTCCACCGCGACCAGGCCCATCGCACCGACCATCACCACGCAGGACCAGGCCAGGTGCCGCAGCCGGCCGTGCAGGGCCAGGCTGTACAGCGCCACCAGCAGGGCGACGTCGGCGCGCAGGGCCACGCCCAGCGACCACTGCAGCACGAACACCGCCATGATCGCCGCGAAGGCCCCGGTGGGCCGCCGCCGGCGCCACAGCAGCGGCAGCACCAGCCCCGCCTGCAGGGCGAGGGTGCCCGGCAGCGGCGGGCGGACGAAGTTGAGCCGGTGCTCGTGCGGGCCGCCCTCACCGTGGCCCGGGAAGAGGTCGGGCAGGCAGAACATCAGGAAGACCATGGCCACCACGGCGGTGTCCAGCACCCAGGGGTGGTCGCGGTCCGCCTCGCGCAGCC from Kitasatospora cathayae includes:
- a CDS encoding sensor histidine kinase, with the translated sequence MSEDQTTSAGPFAATDALSGHPLFARLARVGQRLREADRDHPWVLDTAVVAMVFLMFCLPDLFPGHGEGGPHEHRLNFVRPPLPGTLALQAGLVLPLLWRRRRPTGAFAAIMAVFVLQWSLGVALRADVALLVALYSLALHGRLRHLAWSCVVMVGAMGLVAVEVSGGGLPVGDALFFLVSAATAGVALGIAVRIRRAQLAGLRERAARLEIERDQRSRLATATERTRVAREMHDIIGHNLSVIVTLADGGAYAAQASPERGREALQLIGEASRQALGELRRMLGVLRDQADQAAEFNPQPGIADLDGLCARIRAAGPQIVYTVGGDLDQLDRGVQLMAYRIVQEALTNTLKHAGSDTRAHVTLTADATRLRVRVQDGGPPDGVRRPVRPDGEGHGLAGMRERAALYGGTVTAGPGPGAGWTVEAVLDLTPDPTGGHP